A genome region from Pangasianodon hypophthalmus isolate fPanHyp1 chromosome 11, fPanHyp1.pri, whole genome shotgun sequence includes the following:
- the nadsyn1 gene encoding glutamine-dependent NAD(+) synthetase isoform X3, with protein MGRKVTLATCSLNQWALDFDGNLQRILKSIEIAKSKGAKYRLGPELEICGYGCADHFYESDTLLHSFQVLKALLESPETQDIVCDVGMPVMHHNVRYNCRVLFLNKKILLIRPKMLLANHGNNREFRWFSPWSKPRYVEEYFLPRMIQDVTGQVTVPFGDAVLSTKDTCIGSEICAELWNPRSPHVDMGLDGIEIFTNSSASYHELRKADQRVNLVKSATTKSGGIYLFANQKGCDGDRLYYDGCAMIAINGDIVAQGTQFSLDEVEVLTATLDLEDVRSYRGERCHPHMEYEHKPYERIKVDFSLSDCKDTFFPTHQAVDWIFHTPEEEISLGPACWLWDYLRRSGQAGFLLPLSGGVDSASSSCIVYSMCVLICQAVKDGNDQVLQDVQRVVSDASYRPKDPRELCGRLFTTCYMGSENSSEDTRNRAKELAAQIGSNHLNINIDMAVKGMLGIFSMVMGKWPNFRANGGSSRENLALQNVQARVRMILAYLFAQLYLWAKGKPGGLLVLGSANVDESLTGYFTKYDCSSADINPIGGVSKMDLKSFLRYCAEHFKLSALKSIIAAPPTAELEPLTDGHVSQTDEVWMSHSERDRERGYTQLQ; from the exons GTATTGAGATAGCCAAATCTAAAGGAGCCAAGTACAGACTGGGACCAGAACTGGAAATCTG TGGCTACGGATGCGCTGATCACTTCTATGAATCCGACACACTTCTGCACAGCTTCCAAGTCCTCAAGGCGCTGCTGGAGTCCCCTGAGACGCAGGATATCGTCTGCGATGTTGGCAT gcCTGTTATGCATCACAACGTTCGCTATAACTGCAGAGTCCTGTTCCTGAACAA GAAGATTTTATTGATCCGGCCTAAGATGCTTTTGGCAAATCATGGCAACAACAGGGAATTTCGCTGGTTTTCTCCATGGAGTAAGCCCAG ATATGTTGAGGAGTACTTTTTGCCAAGAATGATCCAGGATGTGACAGGACAG GTGACGGTTCCATTTGGTGATGCAGTCCTGTCCACTAAGGACACGTGTATAGGCAGTGAGATCTGTGCTGAACTGTGGAACCCCAGGAG TCCCCATGTGGACATGGGTTTGGACGGCATTGAGATCTTTACAAACTCGTCTGCCAGCTATCATGAGCTACGCAAGGCTGACCAGAGGGTGAACTTGGTCAAGTCAGCTACCACAAAG AGTGGAGGGATCTATCTGTTCGCTAATCAGAAAGGCTGTGATGGAGATCGTCTGTACTACGATGGCTGCGCTATGATTGCCATCAACGGAGACATTGTCGCTCAGGGGACACAGTTCTCCCTTGATGAAGTG GAAGTTCTCACAGCCACTCTTGACCTTGAGGACGTTCGCAGCTACAGAGGAGAGAGATGTCACCCGCACATG GAGTACGAACACAAACCATACGAAAGGATCAAGGTCGATTTTTCATTGTCTGACTGCAAAGACACCTTCTTTCCCACTCACCAGGCTGTCGATTGGATCTTTCACACGCCTGAGGAGGAGATTAG TCTTGGTCCTGCATGCTGGCTATGGGACTATTTAAGGAGGAGCGGTCAG GCCGGCTTCCTGCTTCCTCTCAGTGGTGGAGTTGATAGCGCCTCTTCATCCTGCATCGTCTACTCCATGTGTGTACTCATCTGTCAGGCAGTCAAAGATGGCA ATGATCAGGTGTTGCAGGATGTTCAGCGCGTGGTGAGCGATGCCTCTTACAGGCCTAAAGATCCGCGGGAGTTGTGTGGACGCCTCTTCACCACCTGCTACATGGGCAGTGAAAATTCCTCAGAAGACACCCGCAACCGAGCGAAAGAGCTGGCTGCTCAAATCGGCAG CAATCATCTCAACATCAACATTGACATGGCGGTGAAAGGCATGCTGGGAATCTTCTCCATGGTGATGGGCAAGTGGCCTAATTTTCGTGCAAATGGAGGGAGCAGTAGAGAGAACCTGGCTCTGCAGAATGTACAG GCTCGTGTCAGGATGATTTTGGCCTACCTCTTTGCCCAGCTGTATCTGTGGGCTAAAGGGAAACCTGGAGGTCTGCTGGTGCTTGGCTCAGCCAATGTGGATGAGAG TTTGACTGGCTACTTCACTAAATATGACTGCTCCAGTGCCGATATAAACCCCATTGGAGGTGTTAGTAAGATGGACCTGAAGAGCTTCCTGCGTTACTGTGCCGAGCACTTTAAGCTTTCCGCTCTTAAGAG CATCATAGCTGCCCCTCCCACTGCAGAGCTCGAACCCTTGACCGACGGCCACGTGTCTCAGACTGATGAGGTATGGATGAGTCACTCtgaaagagacagggagagaggatACACGCAATTACAGTAG
- the nadsyn1 gene encoding glutamine-dependent NAD(+) synthetase isoform X2: MGRKVTLATCSLNQWALDFDGNLQRILKSIEIAKSKGAKYRLGPELEICGYGCADHFYESDTLLHSFQVLKALLESPETQDIVCDVGMPVMHHNVRYNCRVLFLNKKILLIRPKMLLANHGNNREFRWFSPWSKPRYVEEYFLPRMIQDVTGQVTVPFGDAVLSTKDTCIGSEICAELWNPRSPHVDMGLDGIEIFTNSSASYHELRKADQRVNLVKSATTKSGGIYLFANQKGCDGDRLYYDGCAMIAINGDIVAQGTQFSLDEVEVLTATLDLEDVRSYRGERCHPHMEYEHKPYERIKVDFSLSDCKDTFFPTHQAVDWIFHTPEEEISLGPACWLWDYLRRSGQAGFLLPLSGGVDSASSSCIVYSMCVLICQAVKDGNDQVLQDVQRVVSDASYRPKDPRELCGRLFTTCYMGSENSSEDTRNRAKELAAQIGSNHLNINIDMAVKGMLGIFSMVMGKWPNFRANGGSSRENLALQNVQARVRMILAYLFAQLYLWAKGKPGGLLVLGSANVDESLTGYFTKYDCSSADINPIGGVSKMDLKSFLRYCAEHFKLSALKSIIAAPPTAELEPLTDGHVSQTDEADMGMTYSELSVIGKLRKISKCGPYSMFCKLIHSWRESYSPSQVSSVLYLVSRRARLLHTETIRLISRWLQK, translated from the exons GTATTGAGATAGCCAAATCTAAAGGAGCCAAGTACAGACTGGGACCAGAACTGGAAATCTG TGGCTACGGATGCGCTGATCACTTCTATGAATCCGACACACTTCTGCACAGCTTCCAAGTCCTCAAGGCGCTGCTGGAGTCCCCTGAGACGCAGGATATCGTCTGCGATGTTGGCAT gcCTGTTATGCATCACAACGTTCGCTATAACTGCAGAGTCCTGTTCCTGAACAA GAAGATTTTATTGATCCGGCCTAAGATGCTTTTGGCAAATCATGGCAACAACAGGGAATTTCGCTGGTTTTCTCCATGGAGTAAGCCCAG ATATGTTGAGGAGTACTTTTTGCCAAGAATGATCCAGGATGTGACAGGACAG GTGACGGTTCCATTTGGTGATGCAGTCCTGTCCACTAAGGACACGTGTATAGGCAGTGAGATCTGTGCTGAACTGTGGAACCCCAGGAG TCCCCATGTGGACATGGGTTTGGACGGCATTGAGATCTTTACAAACTCGTCTGCCAGCTATCATGAGCTACGCAAGGCTGACCAGAGGGTGAACTTGGTCAAGTCAGCTACCACAAAG AGTGGAGGGATCTATCTGTTCGCTAATCAGAAAGGCTGTGATGGAGATCGTCTGTACTACGATGGCTGCGCTATGATTGCCATCAACGGAGACATTGTCGCTCAGGGGACACAGTTCTCCCTTGATGAAGTG GAAGTTCTCACAGCCACTCTTGACCTTGAGGACGTTCGCAGCTACAGAGGAGAGAGATGTCACCCGCACATG GAGTACGAACACAAACCATACGAAAGGATCAAGGTCGATTTTTCATTGTCTGACTGCAAAGACACCTTCTTTCCCACTCACCAGGCTGTCGATTGGATCTTTCACACGCCTGAGGAGGAGATTAG TCTTGGTCCTGCATGCTGGCTATGGGACTATTTAAGGAGGAGCGGTCAG GCCGGCTTCCTGCTTCCTCTCAGTGGTGGAGTTGATAGCGCCTCTTCATCCTGCATCGTCTACTCCATGTGTGTACTCATCTGTCAGGCAGTCAAAGATGGCA ATGATCAGGTGTTGCAGGATGTTCAGCGCGTGGTGAGCGATGCCTCTTACAGGCCTAAAGATCCGCGGGAGTTGTGTGGACGCCTCTTCACCACCTGCTACATGGGCAGTGAAAATTCCTCAGAAGACACCCGCAACCGAGCGAAAGAGCTGGCTGCTCAAATCGGCAG CAATCATCTCAACATCAACATTGACATGGCGGTGAAAGGCATGCTGGGAATCTTCTCCATGGTGATGGGCAAGTGGCCTAATTTTCGTGCAAATGGAGGGAGCAGTAGAGAGAACCTGGCTCTGCAGAATGTACAG GCTCGTGTCAGGATGATTTTGGCCTACCTCTTTGCCCAGCTGTATCTGTGGGCTAAAGGGAAACCTGGAGGTCTGCTGGTGCTTGGCTCAGCCAATGTGGATGAGAG TTTGACTGGCTACTTCACTAAATATGACTGCTCCAGTGCCGATATAAACCCCATTGGAGGTGTTAGTAAGATGGACCTGAAGAGCTTCCTGCGTTACTGTGCCGAGCACTTTAAGCTTTCCGCTCTTAAGAG CATCATAGCTGCCCCTCCCACTGCAGAGCTCGAACCCTTGACCGACGGCCACGTGTCTCAGACTGATGAG gcCGATATGGGGATGACCTATTCGGAGCTGTCGGTGATCGGCAAGCTTAGGAAGATCTCCAAGTGTGGCCCGTACAGCATGTTCTGCAAGCTCATTCACTCATGGAGAGAAAGCTATTCCCCTTCCCAGGTCAGCTCTGTCCTCTACCTAGTCAGTAGGAGAGCACGACTTCTTCACACTGAAACAATCAGGCTCATTTCTAG GTGGCTGCAAAAGTGA
- the nadsyn1 gene encoding glutamine-dependent NAD(+) synthetase isoform X1, which yields MGRKVTLATCSLNQWALDFDGNLQRILKSIEIAKSKGAKYRLGPELEICGYGCADHFYESDTLLHSFQVLKALLESPETQDIVCDVGMPVMHHNVRYNCRVLFLNKKILLIRPKMLLANHGNNREFRWFSPWSKPRYVEEYFLPRMIQDVTGQVTVPFGDAVLSTKDTCIGSEICAELWNPRSPHVDMGLDGIEIFTNSSASYHELRKADQRVNLVKSATTKSGGIYLFANQKGCDGDRLYYDGCAMIAINGDIVAQGTQFSLDEVEVLTATLDLEDVRSYRGERCHPHMEYEHKPYERIKVDFSLSDCKDTFFPTHQAVDWIFHTPEEEISLGPACWLWDYLRRSGQAGFLLPLSGGVDSASSSCIVYSMCVLICQAVKDGNDQVLQDVQRVVSDASYRPKDPRELCGRLFTTCYMGSENSSEDTRNRAKELAAQIGSNHLNINIDMAVKGMLGIFSMVMGKWPNFRANGGSSRENLALQNVQARVRMILAYLFAQLYLWAKGKPGGLLVLGSANVDESLTGYFTKYDCSSADINPIGGVSKMDLKSFLRYCAEHFKLSALKSIIAAPPTAELEPLTDGHVSQTDEADMGMTYSELSVIGKLRKISKCGPYSMFCKLIHSWRESYSPSQVAAKVKHFFRMYSVNRHKMTTVTPSYHAESYGPDDNRFDLRPFLYNTRWSWQFRCIDHEISLMEAGYAEFI from the exons GTATTGAGATAGCCAAATCTAAAGGAGCCAAGTACAGACTGGGACCAGAACTGGAAATCTG TGGCTACGGATGCGCTGATCACTTCTATGAATCCGACACACTTCTGCACAGCTTCCAAGTCCTCAAGGCGCTGCTGGAGTCCCCTGAGACGCAGGATATCGTCTGCGATGTTGGCAT gcCTGTTATGCATCACAACGTTCGCTATAACTGCAGAGTCCTGTTCCTGAACAA GAAGATTTTATTGATCCGGCCTAAGATGCTTTTGGCAAATCATGGCAACAACAGGGAATTTCGCTGGTTTTCTCCATGGAGTAAGCCCAG ATATGTTGAGGAGTACTTTTTGCCAAGAATGATCCAGGATGTGACAGGACAG GTGACGGTTCCATTTGGTGATGCAGTCCTGTCCACTAAGGACACGTGTATAGGCAGTGAGATCTGTGCTGAACTGTGGAACCCCAGGAG TCCCCATGTGGACATGGGTTTGGACGGCATTGAGATCTTTACAAACTCGTCTGCCAGCTATCATGAGCTACGCAAGGCTGACCAGAGGGTGAACTTGGTCAAGTCAGCTACCACAAAG AGTGGAGGGATCTATCTGTTCGCTAATCAGAAAGGCTGTGATGGAGATCGTCTGTACTACGATGGCTGCGCTATGATTGCCATCAACGGAGACATTGTCGCTCAGGGGACACAGTTCTCCCTTGATGAAGTG GAAGTTCTCACAGCCACTCTTGACCTTGAGGACGTTCGCAGCTACAGAGGAGAGAGATGTCACCCGCACATG GAGTACGAACACAAACCATACGAAAGGATCAAGGTCGATTTTTCATTGTCTGACTGCAAAGACACCTTCTTTCCCACTCACCAGGCTGTCGATTGGATCTTTCACACGCCTGAGGAGGAGATTAG TCTTGGTCCTGCATGCTGGCTATGGGACTATTTAAGGAGGAGCGGTCAG GCCGGCTTCCTGCTTCCTCTCAGTGGTGGAGTTGATAGCGCCTCTTCATCCTGCATCGTCTACTCCATGTGTGTACTCATCTGTCAGGCAGTCAAAGATGGCA ATGATCAGGTGTTGCAGGATGTTCAGCGCGTGGTGAGCGATGCCTCTTACAGGCCTAAAGATCCGCGGGAGTTGTGTGGACGCCTCTTCACCACCTGCTACATGGGCAGTGAAAATTCCTCAGAAGACACCCGCAACCGAGCGAAAGAGCTGGCTGCTCAAATCGGCAG CAATCATCTCAACATCAACATTGACATGGCGGTGAAAGGCATGCTGGGAATCTTCTCCATGGTGATGGGCAAGTGGCCTAATTTTCGTGCAAATGGAGGGAGCAGTAGAGAGAACCTGGCTCTGCAGAATGTACAG GCTCGTGTCAGGATGATTTTGGCCTACCTCTTTGCCCAGCTGTATCTGTGGGCTAAAGGGAAACCTGGAGGTCTGCTGGTGCTTGGCTCAGCCAATGTGGATGAGAG TTTGACTGGCTACTTCACTAAATATGACTGCTCCAGTGCCGATATAAACCCCATTGGAGGTGTTAGTAAGATGGACCTGAAGAGCTTCCTGCGTTACTGTGCCGAGCACTTTAAGCTTTCCGCTCTTAAGAG CATCATAGCTGCCCCTCCCACTGCAGAGCTCGAACCCTTGACCGACGGCCACGTGTCTCAGACTGATGAG gcCGATATGGGGATGACCTATTCGGAGCTGTCGGTGATCGGCAAGCTTAGGAAGATCTCCAAGTGTGGCCCGTACAGCATGTTCTGCAAGCTCATTCACTCATGGAGAGAAAGCTATTCCCCTTCCCAG GTGGCTGCAAAAGTGAAGCATTTCTTCAGGATGTACTCGGTCAACAGGCACAAGATGACTACAGTGACTCCGTCGTACCATGCTGAGAGCTACGGCCCGGACGACAACCGCTTTGACCTCCGTCCCTTCCTCTACAACACACGGTGGTCTTGGCAGTTCCGCTGCATTGACCATGAG ATTTCCTTAATGGAAGCTGGATATGCAGAATTCATATAA